A part of Hippea maritima DSM 10411 genomic DNA contains:
- a CDS encoding ABC transporter substrate-binding protein, whose amino-acid sequence MRLKRFVLGIVLVFLTSAVSFAGGVIKIGFFAPLTGFAAADGASAKHGAMLAVEKINSTGGILGKKVKLVVYDDGVSSQQAVAIARKLIQQDRVVGVVSGSYSTPTRAAAPIYQRFRVPFVVAYATHPDITKAGDYVFRVGFLAKVEGRAGGYVATTMLHAKKIAVLTMDNDFGKALSEGFVNEAKKNGAEVVANLSFALGEKDMTPYLTKIKALNPDLIYCTGYYSEGALTVKQAKQLGIKAQLFGQEGFDSPMFLKIAGNAANGTIITTDLNRDSKRPIVKWFISQYRKQFKMEPDMVGASSFDAVYVLAEAIKKANSTNPARIRKALASIKNFNGVTGKIHGFTKKGEVIKPVVLQKVEDGKFIYFGVVDKKNIITP is encoded by the coding sequence ATGAGGCTGAAGAGGTTTGTTTTGGGGATTGTTTTGGTATTTTTAACATCTGCTGTTTCTTTTGCAGGAGGTGTTATAAAGATAGGTTTTTTTGCACCCTTAACAGGATTTGCTGCAGCTGATGGGGCATCAGCCAAACATGGGGCTATGCTTGCAGTTGAGAAGATTAACTCAACCGGAGGCATCCTGGGTAAAAAGGTTAAATTGGTTGTTTATGATGATGGTGTAAGCTCTCAGCAGGCCGTGGCTATAGCAAGAAAGCTTATACAGCAGGATAGGGTCGTAGGCGTGGTTAGTGGATCATACTCCACTCCAACAAGGGCAGCAGCACCTATCTATCAGCGCTTCAGGGTTCCCTTTGTTGTGGCTTATGCCACCCATCCAGACATTACAAAAGCCGGTGATTATGTATTTAGGGTGGGATTTTTGGCCAAGGTTGAAGGAAGAGCAGGCGGATATGTGGCAACAACAATGTTGCATGCAAAAAAGATTGCTGTTTTGACGATGGATAACGATTTCGGCAAGGCTTTGTCTGAAGGTTTTGTCAATGAGGCTAAAAAGAACGGCGCTGAGGTTGTTGCAAACTTAAGCTTTGCTTTGGGTGAGAAGGATATGACACCCTATCTGACAAAGATCAAGGCTCTAAACCCCGACCTGATATACTGCACAGGTTATTATTCCGAGGGTGCTTTAACCGTTAAACAGGCAAAACAGCTGGGTATTAAAGCCCAATTGTTTGGACAGGAAGGGTTTGACTCACCGATGTTCTTAAAGATTGCAGGGAATGCGGCAAATGGGACAATAATCACAACAGACTTAAATAGGGATTCAAAAAGACCCATAGTAAAATGGTTTATAAGCCAATACAGGAAGCAGTTTAAGATGGAACCGGATATGGTTGGTGCATCAAGCTTTGATGCTGTTTATGTGTTGGCTGAGGCTATAAAGAAGGCTAATAGCACAAACCCAGCCAGAATTAGAAAAGCCCTTGCTTCAATTAAAAACTTCAACGGCGTAACAGGTAAAATACACGGCTTTACAAAAAAGGGTGAGGTCATAAAACCTGTTGTTTTACAGAAGGTTGAAGATGGTAAGTTTATCTATTTTGGTGTTGTCGATAAAAAGAACATAATAACACCTTAA
- a CDS encoding urocanate hydratase → MEIFRVSLPDELPEYPQFVEGIRRAPARFFNLNEYQTKLALKNALRYIPKHLHDKIAPEFLEELITRGRIYGYRYRPYGRIWGKPIDQYEGNTLEGRAFQVMIDNNLDFDIALYPYELVTYGETGQVFQNWMQYRLVKKYLEVMRDDQTLVVMSGHPLGLFPSHKEAPRVINTNSMMVGMFDNPDDWHIAAQLGVANYGQMTAGGWMYIGPQGIVHGTYITILNAARLFLGVPWDQDLRGHLFVSSGLGGMSGAQAKAIEIAGGVGIIAEVDYSRIETRKSQGWVSRVTDSLKEAFDIAGEYLEDKKPISIAYHGNVVDLLEYMVENNIKPELISDQTSCHVPYDGGYIPQGLTLDEARRMIKENHALFVEYVNKSLRKHFELIKVLHARGGYFWDYGNSFLKAVYDAGVKEVAKNGETTDEGFIFPSYVEDIMGPLYFDYGYGPFRWVCLSHKHEDLIKTDKAAAEIIDPTRRMQDRDNHHWIVNAEQNRLVVGTEARILYADASTRVKIALKFNEMIRKGEIGPVMLGRDHHDTGGTDSPFRETANIKDGSNIMADMAVHCFAGNAARGMSMVVLSNGGGVGIGKAINGGFGLVLDGSERVDRIIERALDWDVMVGVSRRAWARNPHAIEVSTEWNATKNGAITLPQEADDKLINDVVKERLKK, encoded by the coding sequence ATGGAGATTTTCAGGGTTTCGCTGCCTGATGAGCTACCGGAATACCCGCAGTTTGTTGAAGGTATAAGAAGGGCACCTGCAAGGTTTTTTAATCTAAATGAATATCAGACAAAATTGGCTTTAAAGAACGCATTAAGGTATATACCTAAGCATTTGCACGATAAGATAGCACCTGAGTTTTTGGAGGAGCTAATAACAAGAGGGAGAATTTACGGATACAGATACAGGCCTTACGGCAGGATTTGGGGAAAACCCATTGATCAATACGAAGGCAATACACTGGAAGGCAGGGCTTTTCAGGTTATGATAGACAATAATTTGGATTTTGATATCGCGCTGTATCCCTATGAGCTTGTAACTTATGGTGAGACTGGTCAGGTATTCCAGAATTGGATGCAATATAGGTTGGTTAAGAAATACCTTGAGGTTATGAGGGATGACCAGACGCTTGTTGTTATGAGCGGTCATCCGTTGGGTCTTTTCCCGTCTCATAAAGAGGCTCCAAGGGTAATAAACACAAACTCCATGATGGTGGGTATGTTTGATAATCCCGACGATTGGCATATAGCCGCACAGCTTGGCGTTGCAAACTATGGCCAGATGACAGCTGGCGGCTGGATGTATATTGGACCTCAGGGCATAGTTCATGGCACATACATAACAATTCTCAATGCTGCAAGGCTATTTTTGGGTGTTCCGTGGGATCAGGACTTAAGGGGGCATCTGTTTGTGAGCTCAGGTCTTGGTGGCATGAGCGGTGCTCAGGCTAAAGCGATAGAGATCGCAGGCGGTGTTGGAATCATAGCTGAGGTTGACTATTCAAGAATAGAGACGAGAAAGAGCCAGGGCTGGGTGAGCAGGGTTACAGATAGCTTAAAAGAAGCGTTCGATATAGCAGGTGAGTATTTGGAGGACAAAAAGCCCATCTCAATCGCATATCACGGCAATGTTGTTGATCTGCTTGAGTATATGGTTGAGAATAACATAAAGCCAGAACTTATAAGCGATCAGACCTCATGCCATGTGCCATACGATGGTGGATATATTCCTCAGGGTTTGACCTTAGATGAAGCACGCAGGATGATCAAGGAAAACCACGCTTTATTTGTCGAATATGTGAACAAGTCCTTAAGGAAGCACTTTGAACTAATAAAGGTTCTCCATGCAAGGGGAGGATACTTCTGGGATTACGGCAATAGCTTCTTAAAAGCTGTTTACGATGCAGGTGTGAAAGAGGTGGCCAAAAACGGTGAGACGACCGATGAGGGCTTTATCTTCCCATCCTATGTTGAAGACATTATGGGGCCGCTTTACTTCGATTATGGTTATGGTCCTTTTAGGTGGGTTTGTTTATCCCATAAACATGAGGATTTAATAAAAACCGATAAAGCTGCAGCAGAAATTATCGACCCCACAAGGAGAATGCAGGATAGGGATAACCACCACTGGATTGTAAATGCAGAGCAAAACAGGTTGGTTGTGGGAACTGAAGCAAGAATTCTGTATGCCGATGCATCAACGCGTGTAAAGATAGCGCTTAAGTTCAATGAGATGATAAGGAAGGGTGAGATAGGTCCTGTAATGCTTGGCAGGGATCACCACGACACCGGTGGCACCGATTCACCGTTTAGGGAAACGGCAAACATCAAAGACGGCAGCAACATCATGGCTGATATGGCGGTTCACTGTTTTGCAGGCAACGCTGCAAGGGGTATGAGCATGGTTGTGCTTTCAAACGGAGGCGGTGTTGGTATAGGCAAGGCTATAAACGGTGGTTTTGGTCTTGTTCTGGATGGCTCTGAGCGTGTGGATAGGATAATCGAAAGGGCTTTGGATTGGGATGTTATGGTCGGTGTATCAAGGAGAGCCTGGGCAAGAAACCCGCATGCTATTGAGGTATCAACCGAATGGAATGCAACCAAAAACGGTGCTATAACATTGCCTCAAGAGGCCGATGATAAGCTTATAAACGATGTAGTAAAAGAGAGGTTGAAAAAATAA
- the hutI gene encoding imidazolonepropionase: MVDLLLIRGNIFTPIDDGKPKTLKRMDELASIEDGAIAVKDGVIVDIGKTDDLFKKHRDTKNIVDANFRAVLPGFVDPHTHALFVGTREKEFDMRLAGKSYMEILNAGGGILNSVKRLRSATIEQLRDELKKRIKTFFEYGTTTLEVKSGYGLDFENEIKMLTAIALTKKETPMDIAATFIGAHAIPEEFKDKKEEYVKLVVERMIPYIAEHKLAEFVDVFCEEGVYTPEETLRIIEAGLKHSLKAKIHADEIASIGCSELALKTKLSSCDHLLKIKESGIEALKQSGTMATLLPITAFSLKEEFADGRRLVDSGVGVALATDFNPGSSYSESMPFAITLAVLNMGLTPREAIVASTLNSAYVLGREKLVGSLEVGKQADFVLLKENSYLFIPYHAGVNPIYAVYKRGERVFSAGC, translated from the coding sequence ATGGTTGACCTTCTGCTTATAAGGGGCAATATCTTTACTCCTATAGATGATGGCAAGCCAAAAACGCTAAAAAGGATGGATGAGCTTGCCTCTATCGAAGATGGTGCTATAGCCGTTAAAGACGGGGTTATTGTCGATATAGGCAAGACGGATGATTTGTTTAAAAAGCACAGGGATACAAAAAACATAGTTGATGCAAACTTCAGAGCGGTCTTGCCCGGTTTTGTTGATCCCCATACACATGCTTTGTTTGTTGGAACAAGGGAAAAAGAGTTTGACATGAGGCTTGCAGGCAAAAGCTATATGGAGATATTAAACGCCGGCGGTGGAATTCTAAACAGCGTAAAAAGGCTTAGGTCTGCAACGATTGAGCAGCTTAGAGATGAGCTAAAAAAGAGAATTAAAACATTCTTTGAGTATGGAACAACAACACTTGAGGTAAAAAGCGGCTATGGTCTGGATTTTGAAAACGAGATAAAGATGCTCACGGCTATAGCCTTAACAAAAAAAGAGACTCCAATGGATATAGCTGCAACATTCATCGGAGCCCATGCGATACCTGAGGAGTTTAAGGATAAAAAAGAGGAGTATGTTAAGCTTGTGGTTGAAAGGATGATACCCTATATTGCAGAACATAAATTGGCTGAGTTTGTTGATGTTTTCTGCGAAGAGGGTGTTTATACGCCTGAGGAGACCTTGCGTATAATTGAGGCAGGCTTAAAACATTCACTCAAGGCCAAGATTCATGCAGATGAGATAGCATCTATTGGATGCAGCGAGCTTGCCTTAAAGACAAAACTCTCCTCGTGCGACCACCTGCTGAAGATAAAAGAAAGCGGCATAGAGGCTTTAAAACAATCGGGCACGATGGCAACGCTTCTGCCTATAACGGCGTTTAGTTTAAAGGAGGAGTTTGCCGATGGAAGGAGGCTTGTTGATAGCGGAGTCGGCGTGGCTTTAGCCACAGACTTCAACCCCGGCAGCTCATATTCAGAATCCATGCCTTTTGCCATTACACTGGCTGTGCTTAATATGGGACTTACACCGAGGGAGGCTATCGTTGCATCAACGCTAAACAGCGCTTATGTGCTTGGAAGGGAAAAGTTGGTTGGATCACTTGAGGTGGGTAAACAGGCCGATTTTGTGTTGTTGAAGGAGAACAGCTATCTTTTTATACCGTATCATGCAGGCGTGAATCCGATTTATGCTGTGTATAAGAGGGGAGAGCGTGTTTTTTCAGCAGGTTGTTAA